Proteins encoded by one window of Acidobacteriota bacterium:
- a CDS encoding MBL fold metallo-hydrolase yields the protein MQLTALEGNTQWLDGGAMFGNCPRALWERWTRVDDRHRIPLACRSLLIREEQGRTLLLEAGIGAFFEPKLRERYGVREDRHVLLDSLARQGLSHEQIDVVVLSHLHFDHVGGLLSAWSPDREGELLFPRARFLVGRRQWERARAPHPRDRASYLPHLNALLEASGRLELVDGETSPTLGEGYRFHFSDGHTPGMMLTEIDTPRGPLVFVADLIPGRAWTHLPISMGYDRYPELIIDEKRAFLEQMLARGGRFFFTHDPDCAFARLEQDEKGRYVAAPEDPEAQGDG from the coding sequence ATGCAACTCACGGCCCTTGAGGGCAACACCCAGTGGCTCGACGGGGGCGCCATGTTCGGCAACTGCCCCCGGGCCCTGTGGGAACGCTGGACCCGGGTGGACGACCGGCACCGGATTCCCCTGGCCTGCCGCAGTCTGCTGATTCGAGAGGAGCAGGGGCGCACCCTGCTCCTCGAAGCAGGTATAGGCGCCTTCTTCGAACCCAAGCTGCGGGAGCGCTACGGAGTGAGGGAAGACCGGCACGTGCTGCTCGACAGCCTGGCCCGCCAGGGCCTGTCCCACGAACAGATCGACGTGGTGGTGCTCAGTCACCTGCATTTCGATCACGTCGGCGGCCTGCTCTCGGCCTGGAGTCCCGACCGCGAAGGCGAACTGCTCTTCCCTCGCGCGCGCTTTCTCGTCGGTCGCCGCCAGTGGGAACGCGCCCGGGCGCCCCACCCTCGCGATCGGGCCTCCTACCTGCCCCACCTCAACGCCCTGCTCGAGGCCTCCGGGCGCCTGGAACTGGTCGACGGTGAAACCTCTCCCACCCTGGGCGAGGGTTACCGTTTCCACTTTTCCGACGGCCACACCCCCGGCATGATGCTCACCGAGATCGACACTCCCCGCGGCCCGCTGGTCTTCGTCGCCGACCTGATCCCCGGCCGCGCCTGGACCCACCTGCCGATCTCCATGGGCTATGACCGCTACCCCGAGCTGATCATCGACGAGAAGCGCGCCTTCCTCGAGCAGATGCTGGCCCGGGGCGGACGCTTCTTCTTCACCCACGACCCCGACTGCGCCTTCGCCCGCCTCGAACAGGACGAGAAGGGACGCTACGTGGCGGCACCCGAAGATCCGGAAGCACAGGGCGATGGGTGA
- a CDS encoding tetratricopeptide repeat protein, whose product MKTSALKTAALGTLVLFAAACSDDPAPPIPTVTPSVTAEPQPSVTPLPATFTEPSQPLVEDESPPEVTTSEAAVEDTADDATPYEIYTRGLAQWKSGELEAAEASLEQACWKMENFARARVNLARVRLERGDLDGARAAIDEALGIDEDFAPTYNVLGRILLAAGDRDAAFEAFRRSARLDPSNPWPLNNMGYALLVAGDPASAAEYLEQALERDDRLAVAWNNLALVRERLGEGSAAADAAARASALDPRYAPVAQRLAALAVTTAPRAVTIAAHENAIDATHGP is encoded by the coding sequence ATGAAGACCAGCGCCCTGAAGACCGCCGCCCTCGGCACCCTCGTGCTTTTCGCCGCAGCCTGCTCGGACGATCCTGCTCCGCCCATCCCCACGGTGACTCCCAGCGTGACCGCGGAGCCGCAGCCGAGCGTCACCCCCCTCCCCGCCACCTTCACCGAGCCCAGCCAGCCCCTGGTCGAGGACGAAAGCCCGCCGGAGGTCACCACCAGCGAGGCGGCCGTCGAGGACACCGCGGACGACGCGACCCCCTACGAGATCTACACGCGGGGACTGGCCCAGTGGAAGAGCGGCGAGTTGGAAGCCGCCGAAGCGAGCCTCGAGCAGGCCTGCTGGAAGATGGAAAACTTCGCTCGCGCCCGGGTGAACCTGGCCCGGGTCCGCCTCGAGCGCGGTGACCTCGACGGCGCCCGCGCGGCCATCGACGAGGCGCTCGGCATCGACGAAGACTTCGCCCCCACCTACAACGTGCTCGGCCGCATCCTGCTCGCCGCCGGCGACCGGGACGCCGCCTTCGAGGCCTTTCGCCGCAGCGCCCGTCTCGACCCTTCCAATCCCTGGCCGCTGAACAACATGGGCTACGCCCTGCTGGTGGCCGGGGACCCGGCGTCGGCCGCTGAATACCTCGAGCAGGCCCTCGAACGCGACGACCGGCTGGCGGTCGCCTGGAACAACCTGGCCCTGGTGCGCGAGCGACTCGGCGAGGGCTCCGCGGCGGCCGACGCCGCGGCACGGGCCTCGGCTCTCGACCCGCGTTACGCGCCCGTCGCCCAGCGCCTGGCGGCCCTGGCCGTGACAACCGCGCCTCGAGCGGTGACAATCGCGGCCCATGAAAACGCGATCGATGCAACTCACGGCCCTTGA
- a CDS encoding sigma-54 dependent transcriptional regulator: protein MSRILIADDEANLRTTLTRTLRQEGYAVSEARDGVEAVSLLRRGGIDAVILDLSMPRLDGFGVLEALAEEEGAPPVIVLTAHAGLDNAVRAVQAGAWDFLEKPPSAEAILLRLRRALESARDRAEREPPAGAPPMDAILGDSPAVQAMRRAIEKIARHATRVLVLGENGTGKELVARAIHRLSPRAGGPLVRVNCAAVPAELFEAELFGHVKGAFTGAVQHRRGRFERASGGTLFLDEIGEIPLPAQAKLLRALEEGEIERVGAESAVHVDARIVAATNRDLPAQIRRGRFRQDLFYRLEQFIVEVPPLRARREDIPLLARHFLERARRECGRAAPVTLGDDALEVLGAQSWPGNVRQLRNLMERLVILAERDEIDAAMVRAHLGRQTTAPAAAVAAGGRLGDAVAAFEREFIAAALERHGGNMSATARELGLERSSLYKKMRTLGMERG from the coding sequence ATGTCGCGCATCCTGATCGCCGACGACGAGGCCAACCTGCGCACCACCCTGACGCGTACCCTGCGGCAGGAGGGCTACGCGGTCAGTGAGGCCCGGGATGGGGTGGAGGCCGTGTCGCTGCTGCGCCGGGGCGGCATCGACGCGGTGATTCTCGACCTTTCCATGCCGCGGCTCGACGGCTTCGGCGTGCTCGAAGCCCTGGCCGAAGAGGAGGGAGCACCGCCCGTGATCGTGTTGACGGCCCACGCGGGGCTGGACAACGCGGTGCGGGCGGTACAGGCGGGCGCCTGGGATTTTCTCGAAAAGCCGCCCTCGGCCGAAGCGATCCTGCTGCGCCTCCGGCGCGCCCTCGAAAGCGCCCGGGACCGGGCCGAACGCGAACCCCCGGCGGGCGCGCCGCCGATGGACGCCATCCTCGGCGACAGTCCGGCGGTCCAGGCGATGCGGAGAGCGATCGAGAAGATCGCCCGGCATGCGACGCGGGTCCTGGTGCTCGGAGAGAACGGCACGGGCAAGGAGCTGGTGGCCCGGGCGATCCATCGCCTCTCCCCCCGGGCCGGCGGACCGCTGGTGCGGGTCAACTGCGCCGCCGTGCCCGCCGAGCTGTTCGAGGCCGAACTCTTCGGTCACGTCAAGGGCGCCTTCACCGGAGCGGTGCAACACCGCCGGGGACGTTTCGAACGCGCCTCGGGAGGCACGCTCTTCCTAGACGAGATCGGGGAGATCCCCCTGCCGGCCCAGGCCAAGCTGCTGCGGGCCCTGGAGGAGGGCGAGATCGAGCGGGTGGGGGCCGAGAGCGCGGTCCACGTCGATGCCCGCATCGTCGCCGCCACCAACCGGGACCTGCCCGCACAGATCCGCCGGGGACGCTTCCGCCAGGACCTGTTCTACCGCCTCGAGCAGTTCATCGTGGAAGTCCCCCCCCTGCGGGCCCGACGGGAAGACATCCCGCTGCTGGCCCGACACTTCCTCGAGCGGGCACGACGGGAATGCGGGCGGGCGGCGCCCGTGACGCTCGGCGACGACGCCCTCGAGGTGCTCGGCGCCCAGAGCTGGCCCGGCAACGTGCGCCAACTACGCAACCTGATGGAACGGCTGGTGATCCTCGCCGAACGGGACGAGATCGACGCCGCCATGGTGCGCGCCCACCTGGGCCGCCAGACGACGGCCCCCGCCGCGGCCGTGGCGGCAGGAGGCCGACTGGGAGACGCGGTGGCCGCATTCGAGCGGGAGTTCATCGCCGCAGCCCTCGAGCGGCACGGCGGCAACATGAGCGCCACCGCACGCGAGCTGGGCCTCGAACGCAGCTCGCTCTACAAGAAAATGCGCACGCTGGGCATGGAGCGGGGATGA
- the nth gene encoding endonuclease III, which translates to MATRISDDLQRRARTIIRRLRKLYPDAECELEHRDPFQLLVATILSAQTTDKAVNQVTPALFRRYPTPRELAAAEPAEVEPLIARIGLFRNKARSIVGAARMLDEEFGGRVPRSREKLQRLPGVGRKTANVVLASAFGEPALAVDTHVTRLAGRLGLSSAKDPRRIEDDLTRLLPKKEWAFASHGLIWHGRRVCSARHPRCQACTLASLCPSAGTP; encoded by the coding sequence ATGGCGACCAGGATCAGCGACGATCTCCAGCGGCGTGCCCGGACCATCATCCGGCGCCTGCGCAAGCTCTACCCCGACGCCGAGTGCGAACTCGAGCACCGGGATCCTTTCCAGCTCCTGGTGGCGACGATCCTCTCGGCCCAGACCACCGACAAGGCAGTCAACCAGGTCACGCCGGCTCTCTTCCGGCGCTATCCCACGCCCCGCGAGCTGGCCGCCGCCGAGCCGGCGGAAGTCGAGCCTCTGATCGCCCGCATCGGCCTGTTCCGCAACAAGGCGCGCTCGATCGTCGGTGCGGCGAGGATGCTCGACGAGGAGTTCGGCGGCCGGGTGCCCCGCAGCCGCGAAAAGCTGCAACGCCTGCCGGGCGTCGGCCGCAAGACCGCCAACGTGGTGCTGGCCAGCGCCTTCGGGGAGCCGGCCCTGGCAGTGGACACCCACGTCACGCGCCTGGCCGGCCGCCTCGGCCTGTCGTCTGCGAAGGACCCACGGCGTATCGAAGACGATCTGACACGCCTGCTGCCGAAAAAGGAATGGGCCTTTGCCTCCCATGGCCTGATCTGGCATGGCCGGCGGGTCTGTTCGGCTCGCCATCCTCGGTGCCAAGCATGCACCCTGGCCTCCCTCTGCCCCTCCGCCGGAACCCCCTGA
- a CDS encoding ATP-binding protein: MGLRLRLALALVAMTLLPVALVAFLAWPELDAVRSTLLTRETERVRLLLERELSGTSLLAGSQRLCAEIAGLEPRYADALSGKATGMLARRRAGRLRRRLDPLARGAGLDGWEVAAGRPTPPSWHFDPDSDRLRVSWRRRCGGSPSAPRLLVAWRQWSPSQLAAQLQAATGLPVKVRGRLPGQGAVRSPPGWLAVTRTGPGAGNALVVEVEVAATGRGLMDELLRRLLVSALLAAGIALLAALALAAWLARPLRELTVAVEAAADDPGLPLPLPVAGGEAGRLAQAVERLRGALLREEHRRSAAEKTAAWQQVARRLAHEVRNPLTPIRLAVDNLRRAARRGEGALASALDDEARAIDQEVGRLERLVREFADFARLPEPKLQATEIAPLLRTALGGQLPGEGTVELVVGGEPAALAARVAADPDLLSLALANLARNACQAMEGRGEIRVWVERDGGEPGGRLRITLTDTGPGLPEAVRETIFEPYVTGRPGTGTGLGLAIVRQVIAAHGGTIEARDGGQSAGARFVIDLPLASG, encoded by the coding sequence ATGGGCCTTCGCCTCCGCCTCGCCCTGGCGCTGGTCGCCATGACCTTGCTGCCGGTGGCCCTCGTCGCCTTCCTCGCCTGGCCGGAGCTGGACGCGGTGAGGAGCACCTTGCTCACCCGGGAGACCGAACGGGTGCGGCTGCTGCTCGAACGCGAGCTGAGCGGGACTTCCCTGCTCGCCGGTTCCCAGCGCCTGTGCGCTGAAATCGCCGGACTCGAACCACGCTACGCCGACGCCCTCAGCGGCAAGGCCACGGGCATGCTGGCCCGGCGCCGCGCCGGGCGCCTGCGCCGCCGTCTCGACCCCCTGGCCCGGGGCGCGGGACTCGACGGCTGGGAGGTGGCCGCCGGCCGGCCCACTCCTCCGAGCTGGCACTTCGACCCCGACAGCGACCGTCTGCGGGTGTCCTGGCGGAGGCGCTGCGGCGGATCGCCCTCGGCGCCACGCCTGCTGGTGGCCTGGCGACAGTGGTCACCATCGCAGTTGGCCGCCCAACTGCAGGCGGCCACCGGCCTGCCGGTGAAAGTCCGCGGACGCCTGCCGGGCCAGGGTGCGGTGCGCTCCCCGCCGGGATGGCTGGCCGTCACCCGAACGGGCCCCGGAGCCGGCAACGCCCTGGTGGTGGAGGTGGAAGTGGCCGCCACGGGCCGGGGACTGATGGACGAACTGCTGCGCCGCCTGCTTGTCTCCGCCCTGCTCGCGGCGGGCATCGCCCTGCTCGCCGCCCTGGCCCTGGCAGCGTGGCTGGCCCGCCCCCTGCGGGAGTTGACCGTGGCGGTGGAGGCCGCGGCCGACGATCCGGGCCTGCCCCTGCCGCTGCCCGTCGCGGGTGGGGAGGCCGGCCGGCTGGCCCAGGCCGTCGAGCGCCTGCGGGGGGCCCTGCTGCGGGAAGAGCATCGCCGCAGCGCCGCCGAAAAGACCGCCGCCTGGCAGCAGGTGGCCCGGCGGCTGGCCCACGAGGTGCGCAACCCGCTGACGCCCATCCGCCTGGCGGTGGACAACCTGCGCCGGGCCGCCCGAAGGGGCGAAGGGGCCCTGGCCTCGGCGCTGGACGACGAGGCCCGGGCCATCGACCAGGAGGTCGGCCGTCTCGAGCGCCTGGTGCGGGAGTTCGCCGACTTCGCGCGCCTGCCCGAACCGAAGCTCCAAGCGACCGAGATCGCCCCCCTGCTGCGCACGGCCCTCGGCGGGCAACTCCCCGGCGAGGGGACGGTCGAACTGGTGGTCGGCGGCGAGCCGGCGGCGTTGGCCGCCCGCGTAGCGGCGGACCCCGACCTGCTCTCCCTGGCCCTGGCCAACCTGGCCCGCAACGCCTGCCAGGCCATGGAAGGCCGGGGAGAGATCCGCGTCTGGGTGGAACGCGACGGCGGCGAGCCGGGGGGACGGCTGCGCATCACCCTGACCGATACCGGACCGGGTCTTCCCGAGGCCGTGCGGGAAACGATCTTCGAGCCTTACGTCACCGGCCGCCCCGGTACGGGAACGGGCCTCGGCCTGGCTATCGTGCGTCAGGTGATCGCAGCCCACGGCGGGACCATCGAAGCGCGCGACGGCGGTCAGAGCGCCGGCGCCCGCTTCGTGATCGACCTGCCCCTCGCCAGCGGTTGA
- a CDS encoding zinc-binding dehydrogenase produces the protein MKAEAASRVVVSRYGGPEVMRVERFSPQPPTGEQVLIGVRAVGLNFADVFCRLGLYQAAPRPPFAPGFEVAGEVLAVGRDVHDIRPGEKVMAVTRFGAYASHLLTERAWVRRLPQAWSFEQGAAFPVATLTAWYGLMRLGRLERGETVVITAAAGGVGQAACRLARARGARVIGAVGSGEKQAAARQAGAEEVLVSADYRIWRAVRKLTDKRGPDLIFDAVGGRSLTRGLAALPPEGRLVLYGFASMTPAGPKRSWPRLTWRYLRTASISPFDLVQHNRSVAGFNLVHLWHRADLFGAALDDLDRRGLLATLTPQVTARFPLEAAGQALEHLRRRGTTGKIVLTVD, from the coding sequence ATGAAAGCGGAAGCCGCCAGCCGAGTCGTCGTCAGCCGGTATGGAGGTCCGGAGGTGATGCGCGTCGAGCGCTTTTCGCCCCAACCGCCGACCGGTGAGCAGGTGCTGATCGGCGTACGCGCCGTGGGCCTCAACTTCGCCGACGTCTTCTGTCGCCTGGGGCTCTACCAGGCAGCGCCCAGGCCCCCCTTTGCGCCGGGTTTCGAGGTGGCCGGAGAAGTTCTGGCCGTAGGCCGCGACGTGCACGACATCCGGCCCGGCGAGAAGGTGATGGCGGTCACCCGCTTCGGCGCCTACGCCTCGCACCTGCTGACGGAGCGCGCCTGGGTCCGCCGCCTGCCTCAGGCGTGGAGCTTCGAGCAGGGAGCGGCGTTTCCCGTGGCGACCCTCACGGCGTGGTACGGGCTGATGCGCCTCGGTCGCCTGGAGCGGGGCGAGACCGTGGTGATCACCGCCGCCGCGGGGGGTGTCGGCCAGGCCGCCTGCCGCCTGGCCCGGGCCCGGGGCGCACGGGTGATCGGTGCGGTGGGCAGCGGGGAAAAGCAAGCCGCCGCGCGGCAGGCGGGCGCGGAGGAGGTGCTGGTCTCGGCCGACTACCGCATCTGGCGGGCGGTGCGGAAGCTGACCGACAAACGCGGCCCCGACCTGATCTTCGACGCGGTGGGGGGACGCAGCCTGACCCGGGGGCTGGCCGCCCTTCCCCCGGAGGGGCGACTGGTGCTCTACGGCTTCGCCTCCATGACACCGGCGGGGCCGAAACGCTCCTGGCCCCGACTGACCTGGCGCTACCTGCGCACGGCGTCGATCTCGCCCTTCGACCTGGTGCAGCACAACCGCTCGGTGGCCGGCTTCAACCTGGTCCACCTCTGGCACAGGGCCGACCTCTTCGGCGCGGCCCTCGACGACCTGGACCGGCGGGGCCTGCTCGCCACCCTGACCCCCCAGGTCACCGCCCGCTTTCCCCTCGAGGCCGCCGGCCAGGCCCTCGAACACCTCCGCCGCCGCGGCACCACGGGAAAGATCGTGCTGACGGTGGACTGA